In one Umezawaea sp. Da 62-37 genomic region, the following are encoded:
- a CDS encoding pitrilysin family protein, whose amino-acid sequence MALPELHRFTLPNGLRVVLAPDTSAPVVGVSVHYDVGFRSEPEGRTGFAHLFEHLMFQGSESLEKLAHFRHVQSSGGTFNGSTHPDYTDYYEVLPSAALERALFLEADRMRAPKITQENLNNQIDVVKEEIRLNVLNRPYGGFPWILLPPVLFKTFPNAHNGYGDFTDLENATVEDCAAFFDTYYAPGNAVLTVAGDFTVENATELVGKHFGDVPARTVPERPSFAEDAPKGEIRSEHTDAHAPFPAVAIGYRVPDPVTELDAYLAYLVLAGVLTDGDGSRLQQRLVHRDAIVTDINAGCGLFGPLEARDPDSFTITAIHAPDVPVERVIAALDEELQLLAEQPPTAEELAKVTARWASTMHREHDRLTNRTLGLGSAELLFGRAELIHELPERIAAVTVDEVSAAAKALRPDSRAVLIVNPANAGGTE is encoded by the coding sequence ATGGCGCTACCCGAACTGCACAGGTTCACGCTTCCCAACGGACTGCGGGTGGTGCTCGCCCCCGATACGAGTGCCCCGGTGGTCGGCGTGAGCGTGCACTACGACGTCGGCTTCCGGTCCGAGCCCGAAGGGCGCACCGGCTTCGCGCACCTGTTCGAACACCTGATGTTCCAGGGCAGCGAAAGCCTCGAGAAGCTCGCCCACTTCCGGCACGTGCAGTCCTCGGGCGGCACGTTCAACGGGTCGACGCACCCCGACTACACCGACTACTACGAGGTGCTGCCCTCGGCGGCACTGGAGCGCGCGCTGTTCCTCGAGGCGGACCGGATGCGCGCCCCGAAGATCACCCAGGAGAACCTCAACAACCAGATCGACGTGGTGAAGGAGGAGATCCGCCTCAACGTGCTGAACAGGCCGTACGGCGGGTTCCCCTGGATCCTGCTGCCGCCGGTGCTGTTCAAGACCTTCCCGAACGCCCACAACGGCTACGGCGACTTCACCGACCTGGAGAACGCGACCGTCGAGGACTGCGCGGCCTTCTTCGACACCTACTACGCGCCGGGCAACGCCGTGCTGACCGTCGCGGGCGACTTCACCGTCGAGAACGCGACCGAGCTGGTCGGCAAGCACTTCGGCGACGTGCCCGCGCGCACCGTGCCGGAGCGCCCGTCGTTCGCCGAGGACGCCCCCAAGGGCGAGATCCGCTCCGAGCACACCGACGCGCACGCCCCGTTCCCCGCGGTCGCCATCGGCTACCGCGTCCCCGACCCGGTGACCGAACTGGACGCCTACCTGGCCTACCTGGTGCTGGCGGGCGTGCTGACCGACGGCGACGGCTCCCGCCTCCAGCAGCGGCTGGTGCACCGCGACGCGATCGTCACGGACATCAACGCCGGCTGCGGCCTCTTCGGACCGCTCGAGGCGCGCGACCCGGACAGCTTCACGATCACCGCGATCCACGCGCCGGACGTGCCGGTCGAGCGGGTCATCGCGGCGCTGGACGAGGAGCTCCAGCTCCTGGCCGAGCAGCCGCCGACGGCCGAGGAACTGGCCAAGGTCACCGCGCGCTGGGCGTCCACCATGCACCGCGAGCACGACCGGCTGACCAACCGCACCCTGGGCCTCGGCTCCGCGGAGCTGCTGTTCGGCCGCGCCGAGCTGATCCACGAGCTGCCCGAGCGCATCGCCGCGGTGACCGTCGACGAGGTCTCCGCCGCCGCGAAGGCGCTCCGCCCCGACTCGCGCGCCGTCCTCATCGTCAACCCCGCGAACGCCGGAGGTACCGAGTGA